In a genomic window of Mycosarcoma maydis chromosome 5, whole genome shotgun sequence:
- a CDS encoding putative methionyl-tRNA synthetase, producing MVPFARCPRSVPIVSSQPFCLAGTWRLVPSGSCSQRSLSRCRGIASTPTVLSPSSIPNSKPYYVTTPIFYVNADPHIGHLYSDVIADALARYHGYMRSGYSTYNHCDGPNPSTNSMTDMVRPMFSTGTDEHGLKMQKVAEAASEDPRALCDRISQRFKHLADAANISYTHFIRTTDTDHKVAVEHLWRTLRDKGHIYQGSHEGWYAVSDEAFYPEGQVKTVVGEDGKEVRQSIETGAKVEWSQEVNYKFRLSNFQKPLVEWLRANPKAIQPAQKHAEVLAEVEAGLTDLSISRPSSRLSWGIRVPEDDEHSIYVWVDALTNYLTAAGYPFAASTGQAEGNVALSSAWPADVHVVGKDIVRFHAIYWPAMLLAAGLPLPRTILAHSHWTMNKAKMSKSRGNVANPFEAIDTFGLDALRFFLLRVGGNFGSDSDYNPTVLVEYHRKYLQGQLGNLVSRICAPKIHARLNDFARDAATHVLHRPLKEQVELHMDSESLSLCTALETSLTQLPANVDALMSDFEVAKVLELILESVIASTNELIQRLEPWSASTHPVVVLETVVLVTESLRISALLLQPFMPQKMSALLDTLKIPQGSRRHPKDLVVTDTDGRLVSHVVQRSESEGKPHPLFPRIEVA from the coding sequence ATGGTGCCCTTCGCGAGGTGCCCCCGGTCCGTCCCTATCGTGTCATCGCAGCCGTTCTGCCTCGCTGGAACGTGGCGCTTGGTGCCGTCTGGCTCTTGTTCCCAGCGTAGCCTTTCAAGATGTAGAGGCATAGCTTCAACGCCAACTGTGCTATCTCCATCATCAATACCAAACTCCAAGCCATACTACGTCACCACACCCATCTTTTACGTAAATGCTGATCCGCACATTGGGCATCTCTACTCGGATGTAATAGCAGACGCCTTGGCGCGATATCACGGGTATATGCGATCAGGATACTCGACCTACAATCACTGTGATGGCCCAAACCCCTCTACAAACTCTATGACAGACATGGTTCGACCGATGTTCAGCACAGGTACGGATGAGCATGGTTTGAAGATGCAAAAAGTCGCAGAAGCAGCCAGCGaagatcctcgagctctgTGCGATCGTATCAGCCAACGTTTCAAACATCTCGCCGATGCAGCTAACATCAGCTACACCCACTTTATCCGAACGACGGACACAGACCATAAGGTTGCGGTGGAACATCTTTGGCGTACCCTGCGCGACAAGGGACACATCTATCAGGGAAGTCATGAAGGATGGTATGCGGTTTCGGACGAGGCGTTCTACCCGGAAGGACAAGTGAAGACAGTGGTGGGTGAGGATGGGAAGGAGGTCAGGCAGAGTATCGAAACGGGAGCCAAGGTGGAATGGAGCCAAGAGGTGAATTACAAGTTCAGGCTGTCAAACTTCCAAAAGCCGCTGGTGGAGTGGTTGAGGGCGAATCCAAAGGCGATCCAGCCGGCACAGAAGCACGCTGAGGTACTGGCAGAGGTCGAGGCAGGATTGACGGATCTGTCAATAAGTAGGCCTAGCTCGCGATTGAGCTGGGGAATCAGGGTGCctgaggacgacgagcatTCGATCTATGTCTGGGTAGATGCCCTGACCAACTACCTTACGGCTGCCGGATACCCTTTTGCAGCGTCGACAGGGCAAGCGGAAGGAAACGTCGCACTATCATCCGCCTGGCCAGCAGACGTCCACGTGGTGGGTAAGGACATTGTTCGATTCCACGCCATCTACTGGCCAGCCATGttgctcgctgctggtTTGCCACTACCAAGGACAATCCTCGCTCATTCGCACTGGACGATgaacaaggccaagatgTCCAAGTCGCGCGGCAATGTGGCCAACCCATTCGAAGCCATCGATACGTTCGGACTAGATGCgctgcgcttcttcctcctgcGCGTCGGTGGCAACTTCGGTTCGGACTCGGACTACAATCCAACTGTACTGGTCGAGTACCATCGCAAGTATCTGCAGGGTCAGTTGGGCAACTTGGTATCCAGGATATGTGCTCCGAAGATTCATGCCAGGTTGAACGATTTCGCTCGCGACGCCGCCACACATGTGCTGCACCGTCCGCTCAAGGAGCAAGTGGAATTGCATATGGACAGCGAATCACTTTCGCTCTGCACTGCTCTCGAAACATCGCTGACGCAGCTCCCCGCAAATGTCGACGCGCTAATGTCCGATTTCGAAGTAGCCAAGGTGCTCGAACTCATCCTGGAATCCGTCATTGCTAGCACAAACGAGCTCATCCAACGACTCGAACCTTGGTCCGCCTCCACTCATcccgtcgtcgtcctcgaaACCGTTGTACTTGTCACCGAAAGTCTACGCATCTCGGCGCTGTTATTACAGCCTTTCATGCCGCAAAAAATGTCGGCACTTCTGGATACGTTGAAGATACCTCAAGGCAGCAGGAGGCATCCAAAGGATCTCGTGGTCACGGATACAGACGGAAGGCTCGTCTCACATGTGGTGCAAAGATCCGAATCCGAAGGCAAGCCTCATCCGCTCTTCCCTCGAATCGAAGTGGCATGA
- a CDS encoding putative proteasome core particle subunit alpha 3, whose protein sequence is MSRRYDSRTTTFSPEGRLYQVEYAMEAISHAGTVIGILAKDGIVLAAEKKVTSKLLEQDQSSEKIFAVSDNVMAGVAGYTADANSLVNFARNAAQQYLASYDDDMPVEQLAQRLCDYKQGYTQFGGLRPFGVSILYAGYDDHHHFQLYHSDPSGNYSGWKATCIGNNNGTATSLLKQDYKDDLGIQDAMAMAVKILSKTMDSTSLDSEKLEFATLTLNAKTGQPQTNIFKPNDIDRLLHKHGLAKPKDEDEATTTATGATTTTGETAMSLDS, encoded by the coding sequence ATGTCGCGAAGGTACGACTCGCGAACCACCACGTTTTCCCCGGAAGGGCGACTGTACCAAGTCGAGTATGCCATGGAGGCCATCTCGCATGCTGGTACAGTGATTGGAATCCTCGCCAAGGACGGTATCGTTCTGGCTGCGGAGAAGAAGGTCACCTCGAAACTGCTTGAGCAGGACCAGTCGTCAGAAAAGATCTTTGCTGTGTCCGACAACGTCATGGCGGGCGTAGCCGGTTATACGGCCGATGccaactcgctcgtcaaCTTTGCACGCAacgcagcgcagcagtACCTTGCATCTtacgacgacgacatgcCCGTAGAACAGTTAGCGCAGCGGCTGTGCGATTACAAACAAGGCTACACCCAGTTTGGTGGGTTGCGTCCCTTTGGCGTTTCGATCCTCTATGCCGGTTACGacgaccaccaccactTCCAGCTCTACCATTCCGACCCTTCGGGTAACTATAGTGGATGGAAGGCTACGTGCATCGGCAACAACAACGGCACAGCCACCTCGTTGCTCAAGCAGGACTACAAGGACGATCTGGGTATTCAGGATGCTATGGCTATGGCGGTCAAGATTCTGAGCAAGACAATGGATAGCACCTCATTGGATAGCGAAAAACTCGAGTTCGCCACGCTTACGCTCAACGCGAAGACGGGTCAGCCGCAGACGAACATCTTCAAGCCCAACGATATCGACAGGCTGCTGCACAAGCATGGATTGGCTAAGCccaaggacgaggatgaggcgACGACAACGGCAACCGGAGCGACAACAACGACCGGAGAGACAGCCATGTCGCTTGACTCGTAA
- a CDS encoding putative GTP-binding protein, with translation MKESRVVIMGGGGVGKSALTVQFVRNVFVSTYDPTIEDTYRKLLVIDGQQCMVEILDTAGTEQFLALKELYIKSGQGFILVFSLTSLASVNELGPLREAIVRIKDTTAIPIVLVGNKADLRADRQVPREVGTSLSKAWGNVPYYEASARKRINVDEVFADAVRQIRAFDAINGKPSNGHSVRHTFASTGSVNSTKDAKMAANTFGAASRSRDRKKCVIM, from the exons ATGAAGgaatcacgagttgtgATTATGGGAG GCGGAGGCGTTGGAAAGTCGGCTTTGACTGTACAGTTCGTGCGGAACGTTTTTGTCAGCACGTACGATCCAACCATAGAAGATACCTACCgaaagctgctcgtcatAGATGGTCAACAATGCATGGTCGAGATTCTCGATACAGCTGGAACCGAACAATTCCTTGCACTCAAGGAACTCTACATCAAGTCGGGTCAAGgcttcatcctcgtcttTTCGCTCACATCCCTAGCTAGCGTCAACGAGCTCGGCCCGCTACGAGAGGCCATTGTGCGCATCAAGGACACAACAGCGATCCCCATTGTGCTGGTAGGCAACAAGGCGGATCTGCGAGCAGATCGGCAGGTGCCTCGAGAGGTAGGCACCAGCCTATCTAAAGCGTGGGGTAACGTCCCGTACTACGAAGCATCGGCTCGCAAACGcatcaacgtcgacgaggtcTTTGCTGACGCGGTGCGGCAGATTCGAGCGTTTGATGCAATCAAtggcaagccgagcaacgGGCATAGCGTCAGGCACACCTTCGCGTCAACCGGGTCCGTCAACAGCACAAAGGATGCTAAGATGGCAGCAAACACTTTCGGCGCAGCCTCGCGGTCGCGCGATCGCAAAAAATGCGTCATCATGTAA